A section of the Caldilineales bacterium genome encodes:
- a CDS encoding xanthine dehydrogenase family protein subunit M has protein sequence MKPAPFTYHAPKTLDEAVGLLATHGYDAKILAGGQSLIPTMNFRLAQPSVLIDLNGVLDLASIRPGNDGGVRIGAMSRHAQVEHSPVVAERAPLIHEAMPLIAHPQIRNRGTFGGSIAHADPASELPAVLLTLQGRVQARSQRGLRWIEADDFFLGLFTTALEPDELLTEVAFLPLPPRSGWSVQEVSRRHGDYALVGAAALVELDAAGVCQAARLTFFGVGDGPVAAKEAAAALKGARPGPDSIAQAAELASTVDVDPNSDIHATPAYRRHLARVLGGRVLTTAFARAQGRGA, from the coding sequence ATGAAACCAGCCCCCTTCACCTACCACGCCCCCAAGACCCTCGACGAAGCCGTGGGCCTGCTGGCCACACACGGCTACGACGCCAAGATTCTGGCCGGCGGGCAGAGCCTGATCCCGACCATGAACTTCCGGCTGGCGCAACCGTCGGTGCTGATCGACCTCAACGGCGTCCTCGACCTGGCCTCCATCCGGCCCGGCAACGATGGCGGCGTCCGCATCGGCGCCATGAGCCGGCACGCCCAGGTCGAGCACAGCCCCGTCGTCGCCGAACGCGCCCCCCTCATCCACGAGGCCATGCCCCTGATCGCCCACCCGCAGATCCGCAACCGCGGCACCTTCGGCGGCTCCATCGCCCATGCCGACCCGGCCTCGGAACTGCCAGCGGTGCTGCTGACCCTGCAAGGCCGGGTGCAGGCGCGCAGCCAGCGTGGGCTGCGTTGGATCGAGGCCGATGACTTCTTTCTCGGCCTCTTCACCACCGCCCTGGAGCCGGACGAACTGCTGACCGAGGTCGCCTTCTTGCCCCTGCCCCCGCGCAGCGGCTGGAGCGTGCAGGAAGTCTCGCGGCGGCATGGCGACTACGCCCTGGTGGGGGCGGCGGCGCTGGTCGAGCTGGACGCCGCCGGGGTCTGCCAGGCTGCCCGCCTCACCTTCTTTGGCGTGGGCGATGGCCCCGTGGCGGCGAAGGAGGCTGCCGCCGCCCTTAAAGGCGCCCGGCCCGGCCCGGACAGCATCGCCCAGGCCGCCGAACTGGCTTCTACCGTCGATGTAGACCCCAACAGCGACATCCACGCCACCCCCGCCTACCGCCGCCACCTGGCGCGGGTGTTGGGCGGGCGAGTGCTGACCACCGCCTTTGCACGAGCGCAAGGAAGAGGAGCCTGA
- a CDS encoding cyclase family protein, protein MKIHDLSQPLNQECSFWPFYPPFEVKYFKRKSEHGVNAQYIQTSNHMGTHLDAPRHFVTAGKTIDELPLDWLYGPGVIVDLSDMLDELDIFGPEDIEKRVEVREGDILYIYTGWSKYGQFGASPDEEKYIHRHPGPHYSICDWLLSKKIHLWGVDMVSTDHPMNLPIGRFLGRGGLEHWAKVRAKCVAKFGEENMSVLFPDSAYQLTHNALFPHDCVHVENLGGEIGNPALLNRRITLGCFPWLFKGGEAAFARAAAFTEE, encoded by the coding sequence ATGAAAATCCACGACCTTTCCCAACCCCTCAACCAGGAATGCTCGTTCTGGCCGTTCTACCCGCCGTTCGAGGTCAAGTACTTCAAGCGGAAATCGGAGCACGGCGTCAACGCCCAATACATCCAGACCTCGAACCACATGGGCACGCATCTCGATGCGCCGCGGCACTTCGTCACCGCCGGCAAAACCATCGATGAGCTGCCGCTGGACTGGCTGTATGGCCCCGGCGTCATCGTCGATCTCAGCGACATGCTGGACGAGCTGGACATCTTCGGCCCAGAGGACATCGAGAAGCGCGTCGAGGTGCGCGAGGGCGACATCCTCTACATCTACACCGGCTGGTCGAAATACGGCCAGTTTGGGGCCTCGCCCGACGAGGAAAAATACATCCATCGCCATCCCGGCCCGCATTACAGCATCTGCGACTGGCTGCTGAGCAAGAAAATCCACCTGTGGGGCGTGGACATGGTCTCGACCGACCACCCCATGAACCTGCCCATCGGTCGCTTCCTGGGCAGGGGCGGGCTGGAGCATTGGGCCAAAGTCCGGGCCAAGTGTGTGGCCAAATTCGGCGAGGAGAACATGAGCGTCCTCTTCCCCGACTCGGCCTACCAGCTCACCCATAACGCCCTCTTCCCGCACGATTGCGTCCACGTCGAAAACCTGGGCGGCGAGATCGGCAACCCGGCCCTGCTCAACCGCCGCATCACCCTCGGCTGCTTCCCCTGGCTGTTCAAGGGCGGCGAAGCGGCGTTTGCGAGGGCGGCGGCGTTTACGGAGGAGTAG
- the fdrA gene encoding acyl-CoA synthetase FdrA: MAAINAEIRRGAYYDSVVLMQLQRSLAALAGVLDAGVVMGTGANKDILAQSGLLTLDAQAAGADDLLIVVKGATAADAQAAITQVDALLTRKRGGGEQDYRPKSLATAAEMLPGAQWVLVSAPGQHAAGVARQALGLGKHVFLYSDNVPLEDEIALKQTASQKGLLVMGPDCGTAIVNGVGLGFANRVRRGPIGVVAAAGTGLQMVTSRIHQLGSGVTQALGTGGRDLSERVGAITALQALDLLARDPETKVIVLISKPPAAQVAARVLQAARAAGKPVVIDFIGYTPSAAQTGNLHFARTLDQAAELAVEISNHPSPITNNQSPISTSSHYLRGLFSGGTLAYEALLLLQDYLPAVYSNTPLDKAFKLENPLQSREHSLIDLGDDVFTVGRLHPMMDNDLRIRRLRQEAADPEVAVILLDVVLGYGSHTDPASELAPAIGQAISAAAQEGRKLEVTAVVVGTDEDPQGMWGQIEQLQAAGARVFTTNQAAVEHAGGIVRDLAGVSGLPPVDLATLTRPLAALNAGLESFAESLADQGAAVVQLDWRPPAGGNERLAGILARMRGNG, translated from the coding sequence ATGGCAGCTATCAACGCCGAAATCCGCCGCGGGGCCTATTACGATTCCGTGGTTCTCATGCAATTGCAACGCTCGCTGGCCGCGCTGGCCGGGGTGCTCGATGCCGGGGTCGTCATGGGCACGGGCGCCAATAAGGACATCCTGGCCCAAAGCGGCCTGCTGACCCTGGACGCGCAGGCCGCCGGCGCCGATGACCTGCTGATCGTGGTCAAGGGGGCGACAGCCGCCGACGCGCAGGCCGCCATCACCCAGGTGGATGCGCTGCTCACCCGCAAACGGGGCGGCGGCGAGCAGGACTACCGGCCCAAATCGCTGGCGACGGCGGCGGAGATGCTGCCAGGAGCGCAGTGGGTGCTGGTTTCGGCGCCGGGGCAGCACGCGGCCGGGGTGGCGCGGCAGGCGCTGGGGCTGGGCAAGCATGTTTTCCTCTACAGCGACAATGTGCCGCTGGAGGATGAAATCGCCCTCAAGCAAACGGCCAGCCAGAAGGGCCTGCTGGTGATGGGGCCGGATTGCGGCACGGCCATCGTCAATGGCGTGGGGCTGGGTTTCGCCAACCGCGTGCGGCGGGGGCCGATCGGCGTCGTGGCCGCGGCGGGTACGGGCCTGCAGATGGTCACGTCGCGCATCCATCAATTGGGCAGCGGGGTGACGCAGGCGCTGGGCACGGGCGGGCGGGATCTCTCCGAGCGGGTGGGGGCGATCACGGCTTTACAGGCGCTCGACCTGTTGGCCCGCGACCCCGAAACGAAAGTCATCGTGCTGATCTCCAAGCCGCCGGCGGCGCAGGTGGCGGCGCGGGTGTTGCAGGCCGCGCGGGCCGCGGGCAAACCGGTGGTGATCGACTTCATCGGCTACACGCCGTCGGCCGCTCAAACCGGCAATCTCCACTTCGCCCGCACCCTCGACCAGGCCGCCGAACTCGCCGTCGAAATCTCCAATCACCCATCTCCAATAACCAATAACCAATCTCCAATCTCCACTTCCTCACACTACCTCCGCGGCCTCTTCTCCGGCGGCACCCTGGCCTACGAGGCCCTGCTGCTTTTGCAGGACTACCTGCCCGCCGTCTACTCGAACACGCCGCTTGACAAAGCCTTCAAGCTGGAGAACCCGCTGCAAAGCCGCGAGCACAGCCTGATCGACCTGGGCGACGATGTGTTCACGGTCGGGCGGCTGCACCCGATGATGGACAACGACCTGCGCATCCGGCGTTTGCGCCAGGAAGCCGCCGACCCGGAAGTGGCCGTCATCCTGCTGGATGTGGTGCTGGGCTACGGCTCGCACACCGACCCGGCCTCCGAACTGGCTCCGGCCATTGGCCAGGCGATCAGCGCCGCCGCGCAGGAAGGCCGCAAGCTGGAAGTCACGGCGGTGGTGGTGGGGACGGACGAGGATCCGCAGGGGATGTGGGGGCAGATCGAGCAGCTCCAGGCGGCGGGGGCCAGGGTCTTCACCACGAATCAGGCGGCGGTGGAGCATGCCGGCGGGATCGTGCGCGATCTGGCGGGCGTGTCCGGGCTGCCGCCGGTCGATCTTGCCACCCTCACCCGCCCGCTCGCCGCCCTGAACGCCGGCCTGGAATCCTTTGCCGAGAGCCTGGCCGACCAGGGCGCGGCGGTGGTGCAGTTGGATTGGCGCCCGCCCGCCGGCGGGAATGAGCGGCTGGCGGGGATTTTAGCGAGAATGAGAGGGAATGGCTAA
- a CDS encoding Dyp-type peroxidase: MAIDLNSTNIDLTDPVYESLLRDLQGNILKSHGRENALHLFLRFTAEPAAVRYWLRDFSQHYVGSAADQLLKCEIFRKDGTCGGLFANFLLTAAGYRRLGYDEDQLPADASFRAGLKRRRDQLSDPPVAAWEPGFQDEIHALILLADDQAPRMNAAAAVIRSSLNEIAEITSAEPGATFRNGQGQAIEHFGFVDGISQPLFLAMDIEAAVANGSDGYNPSAPLSLVLRRDPHGAGETSFGSFMVFRKLEQDVNGFRAREKELAARLGVDAELAAAYTIGRFRDGTPVILHDRAMGAEEPANDFNYGADPHAARCPYHAHARKVNPRGEAAALDHTPFEQELGHRIVRRGISYGPLTFEPATDERVGLLFMCMQSDIGNQFEYMQSAWANKTNYAAVDAGLDAIVGQGKQTDGGQRWPRRWGDEADKAQFNFANFVTMRGGEYFFAPSLSFLRQGA, encoded by the coding sequence ATGGCCATCGATTTGAATAGCACCAACATCGATCTCACCGACCCGGTCTATGAGTCGCTGTTGCGCGACTTGCAAGGCAACATCCTCAAGAGCCACGGTCGCGAAAACGCACTCCACCTCTTCCTCCGTTTCACTGCCGAACCTGCCGCCGTCAGGTATTGGCTGAGGGACTTCAGCCAGCACTACGTAGGCTCGGCAGCCGATCAACTCTTGAAATGCGAAATCTTCCGCAAAGACGGCACGTGCGGCGGCTTGTTTGCCAACTTCCTGCTGACGGCTGCCGGTTACCGGCGTCTGGGCTACGATGAAGACCAGTTGCCCGCCGATGCCAGCTTTCGGGCCGGTTTGAAGCGACGCCGAGACCAGCTGAGCGACCCGCCCGTCGCTGCCTGGGAGCCAGGGTTTCAGGACGAGATCCATGCACTGATCCTGTTGGCCGACGATCAGGCCCCGCGCATGAACGCAGCTGCAGCTGTTATCCGATCCAGCCTGAACGAAATCGCCGAGATCACATCCGCCGAGCCTGGAGCCACGTTCAGAAATGGTCAAGGCCAAGCCATCGAACACTTCGGCTTCGTGGATGGCATCAGCCAGCCTCTGTTTCTGGCGATGGACATCGAAGCCGCCGTTGCCAACGGATCAGATGGCTACAATCCGAGCGCGCCGCTTTCCCTTGTGCTCAGGCGCGACCCGCATGGCGCTGGCGAGACCAGTTTTGGCAGCTTCATGGTTTTTCGCAAGCTGGAGCAGGACGTGAACGGATTCCGCGCCAGAGAGAAAGAACTCGCCGCCAGACTGGGCGTGGATGCAGAACTGGCCGCAGCCTATACGATCGGTCGCTTTCGGGACGGCACGCCGGTGATACTGCACGATCGAGCGATGGGCGCTGAAGAACCGGCCAACGATTTCAACTATGGCGCTGATCCTCACGCCGCTCGCTGTCCCTATCACGCCCACGCCCGCAAGGTCAATCCGCGGGGCGAAGCCGCGGCCCTGGATCACACGCCTTTCGAGCAAGAGCTGGGCCACCGCATCGTCCGGCGGGGCATCAGCTATGGCCCGTTGACGTTCGAGCCGGCGACTGATGAGAGGGTGGGATTGCTGTTCATGTGCATGCAGAGTGACATCGGCAATCAGTTCGAGTATATGCAAAGCGCCTGGGCTAACAAGACGAACTACGCCGCCGTGGACGCCGGCCTGGATGCCATCGTCGGGCAGGGCAAGCAAACAGATGGAGGCCAACGTTGGCCCCGCCGTTGGGGCGACGAAGCTGACAAAGCGCAGTTCAATTTCGCTAACTTCGTGACCATGCGCGGCGGCGAGTATTTCTTTGCCCCCAGCTTGAGCTTTCTCAGGCAAGGCGCCTGA
- a CDS encoding XdhC family protein, protein MPQPTTYLTLKRAAHLLGMHKQTLRSWERQGQIRMGYWLRKWLLDRDFFPTVDERWVNSGLVRRTLDVLSHDDKIDLPVLAVRSPVRYIGALGSRQTMAKRAKRLRELGVNEEQLRRIHNSIGLDLGGRTPEEMALATMAEMVVVRNQARLPGRTTTHPDSSLLSVAP, encoded by the coding sequence ATGCCACAGCCAACCACCTATCTGACGCTCAAACGGGCCGCACACTTGCTGGGTATGCACAAGCAGACGCTGCGCAGCTGGGAGCGCCAGGGTCAGATCCGCATGGGCTATTGGCTGCGCAAATGGCTGCTCGACCGCGACTTCTTCCCCACGGTGGACGAGCGTTGGGTGAACAGCGGCCTGGTGCGCCGGACATTGGACGTCCTCAGCCACGACGACAAGATCGACCTGCCGGTCCTGGCCGTGCGCAGCCCCGTCCGCTACATCGGCGCCCTCGGTTCGCGCCAGACCATGGCCAAACGGGCCAAACGGCTGCGCGAGCTGGGCGTGAACGAGGAACAGCTGCGGCGCATTCACAACTCCATCGGCCTCGACCTGGGCGGGCGCACGCCCGAAGAGATGGCGTTGGCGACTATGGCGGAGATGGTGGTGGTGAGGAACCAAGCACGTCTTCCTGGCCGAACAACAACACACCCTGACTCGTCGCTTCTTTCTGTAGCGCCGTAG
- a CDS encoding type II toxin-antitoxin system RelE/ParE family toxin produces the protein MKYRIDAARSRLKKELRRIAAVELEQIAQAVLDLGNEPRPAGVVQLQKDVYRIRVGDYRMVYIRNNDEKLVVIRWACARVKLFVGMLTNFSTGSSSRKLSSHVQIQLLSRHSVLSPFYPI, from the coding sequence ATGAAATACCGGATCGACGCCGCTCGTTCTCGCCTCAAGAAGGAACTGAGGCGAATTGCGGCAGTTGAATTGGAGCAGATTGCGCAAGCGGTGTTGGATTTGGGGAACGAACCGCGGCCGGCAGGGGTGGTTCAATTGCAGAAAGACGTCTATCGGATTCGGGTGGGCGATTATCGTATGGTTTACATTCGCAATAATGACGAGAAGCTGGTTGTGATTCGGTGGGCATGCGCTAGGGTAAAGCTATTTGTCGGGATGCTGACAAACTTTTCGACCGGCTCGTCCAGTCGGAAATTAAGTAGTCATGTTCAAATTCAACTTTTGTCACGACATAGTGTTTTATCCCCATTTTACCCAATCTGA
- a CDS encoding four helix bundle protein, which translates to MATPLEDLRVLQQAEALADAIWKDVLRWDGFARDSMGSQLVRASDSVGANIAEAFGRFHYGEKLQFLYYARGSVFETKYWLNRALARALMSPSVVQHHASELTHLARQLNAFAADIKKQRTETTESRHLREPGPDYVVWASDADTSLFTEDELIWLETLTLADANP; encoded by the coding sequence ATGGCGACGCCGCTTGAGGATTTGAGAGTGCTGCAACAGGCAGAAGCGCTTGCTGATGCGATTTGGAAGGATGTGCTGCGCTGGGATGGTTTCGCCCGTGATTCGATGGGATCGCAGCTTGTCCGAGCCAGTGATTCGGTAGGCGCCAACATCGCCGAAGCATTTGGCCGATTTCACTATGGCGAAAAGTTGCAGTTCTTGTACTATGCCCGTGGCAGTGTCTTCGAGACCAAGTACTGGCTCAACCGGGCCTTAGCTCGTGCGCTGATGTCGCCGAGCGTCGTCCAACACCATGCTTCGGAACTGACCCATCTCGCTCGCCAACTCAATGCCTTTGCAGCCGATATCAAGAAGCAACGCACCGAGACTACCGAATCGCGCCATCTGCGCGAACCCGGACCCGATTATGTGGTCTGGGCGTCCGACGCCGATACTTCCCTCTTCACCGAAGATGAGCTTATTTGGCTTGAAACCCTGACTCTTGCCGACGCCAATCCCTAA
- a CDS encoding nucleotidyltransferase domain-containing protein, protein MAEVTDSLRVVEQIPQVEAVQLVRKFLRILKLQEIRVEAAYLYGSYATGVADADSDIDVAIVSPSLSGDRLQDWMRLTTTATDVDLRFEVVGFRPEQFRDERPLAWEIKTRGILIQ, encoded by the coding sequence ATGGCTGAAGTCACAGATTCGCTGAGAGTGGTAGAGCAAATTCCCCAAGTCGAAGCAGTGCAACTCGTGCGCAAGTTTCTGCGCATCCTGAAACTACAAGAAATACGTGTCGAAGCGGCCTATCTTTACGGATCTTATGCTACGGGTGTGGCGGATGCAGATAGCGACATCGATGTGGCTATCGTCTCGCCTAGCCTAAGCGGTGATCGACTACAAGACTGGATGCGATTGACGACCACGGCGACGGATGTAGACTTGCGCTTTGAGGTGGTTGGCTTCCGCCCTGAGCAATTTCGCGATGAACGCCCACTGGCTTGGGAAATAAAAACCCGAGGCATACTGATTCAATGA
- a CDS encoding DUF1116 domain-containing protein has translation MNIDQANREATDRMIEARPVLVGVGKALDVIPGMSEDLLLHAGPPITWDRASGPMRGAITGALIFEGKAKDEAEAERLVTSGEIRLEPCHHHQSVGPMAGLTSASMQVYIVENKTHGNFAYSNLNEGYGKVLRYGAYDASVMARMGWMNQVMAPVLGDAIAASGGIDIRALLGEALHMGDEGHNRNKAGSILYLKALAPHVAKAAPTPQIAADILKAIGDNALAVLNPVMAACKASADAGFGIEGSTIVSVMARNGTDFGIRVSGLGEQWFTGPVGMPRGLYFPGFSAEDASGDIGDSTITETAGIGGFAMATAPAIVTFVSGTPKDAINTTMEMFEITFAEHKYYTMPALDFRGTPTGIDIRKVVETGITPRINTGIAHKNAGVGQVGAGLVRPPMEIFEEALVAFAEMYGY, from the coding sequence ATGAACATCGACCAAGCCAATCGTGAAGCCACCGACCGCATGATCGAAGCCCGGCCCGTGCTGGTGGGCGTGGGCAAGGCGCTGGATGTCATCCCCGGCATGAGCGAAGATCTGCTTCTACATGCCGGACCTCCGATCACGTGGGATCGGGCGTCCGGGCCGATGCGCGGGGCCATTACCGGGGCGCTGATCTTCGAGGGCAAGGCCAAAGATGAGGCCGAGGCCGAGAGGCTGGTGACGTCGGGCGAGATCAGGCTGGAGCCGTGCCACCATCACCAATCGGTGGGGCCGATGGCGGGGCTGACCTCGGCCTCGATGCAGGTCTACATCGTCGAGAACAAGACGCACGGCAATTTCGCCTACTCGAACCTGAACGAGGGCTACGGCAAGGTGCTGCGCTACGGCGCCTACGATGCCAGCGTGATGGCGCGCATGGGCTGGATGAACCAGGTCATGGCCCCGGTGCTGGGCGACGCCATCGCCGCCAGCGGCGGCATCGACATCCGGGCGCTGCTGGGCGAGGCCCTGCACATGGGCGATGAGGGCCACAACCGCAACAAGGCCGGCTCCATCCTCTACCTGAAGGCGCTGGCCCCGCACGTGGCCAAAGCCGCGCCCACGCCGCAGATTGCCGCCGACATCCTCAAAGCCATCGGCGACAACGCCCTGGCCGTGCTCAACCCGGTGATGGCGGCTTGTAAAGCCAGCGCCGACGCCGGCTTCGGCATCGAAGGCAGCACCATCGTCTCGGTCATGGCCCGGAATGGCACCGATTTCGGGATTCGCGTCAGCGGGCTGGGCGAGCAGTGGTTCACCGGGCCGGTGGGCATGCCGCGCGGCCTCTATTTCCCCGGCTTCAGCGCCGAGGATGCCAGCGGCGACATCGGCGACAGCACCATCACCGAGACGGCGGGCATCGGCGGCTTTGCCATGGCGACGGCTCCGGCCATCGTCACCTTCGTCAGCGGTACGCCCAAAGACGCCATCAACACGACGATGGAGATGTTCGAAATCACCTTCGCCGAGCACAAATACTACACCATGCCGGCCCTCGACTTCCGCGGCACGCCCACCGGCATCGACATCCGCAAGGTGGTGGAAACGGGCATCACGCCCCGCATCAACACCGGCATCGCCCACAAGAACGCCGGCGTCGGGCAGGTGGGCGCGGGGCTGGTCAGGCCGCCGATGGAGATCTTTGAAGAAGCATTGGTGGCATTTGCGGAGATGTATGGATACTAA
- a CDS encoding MerR family DNA-binding transcriptional regulator — MPQPTPYLTLKRAAHLLGVHEQTLRSWERQGLIRMARLPKSGYRRVPAAEVERLQAAMMATPPPVRLHPPQTDAESLRQAEALAELVRADLAELEAEHSLDEFMAGRRGRAWSP; from the coding sequence ATGCCACAGCCAACCCCCTATCTGACGCTCAAACGGGCCGCGCACTTGCTGGGCGTGCACGAGCAAACGCTGCGCAGCTGGGAGCGCCAGGGTCTGATCCGCATGGCGCGCTTGCCCAAAAGTGGCTATCGCCGCGTGCCCGCCGCCGAAGTGGAGCGCCTGCAGGCGGCGATGATGGCAACGCCGCCGCCGGTGCGCCTGCATCCGCCGCAGACAGATGCCGAGTCCCTGCGTCAGGCAGAGGCGCTGGCCGAGTTGGTGCGGGCGGATCTGGCCGAATTGGAGGCGGAGCATTCGCTGGATGAGTTCATGGCCGGCCGCCGGGGGCGCGCATGGTCGCCGTAG
- a CDS encoding ATP-binding protein → MFVNRVRELAFLEKRFASGQAEMVVLYGRRRVGKTELLRRFCEGKRCFFYVADLGTEASTLAEMSRRYGAIFHNDPESTHFATWDQAFKALARQAGEERLIVVLDEFTYLLQTSPALPSILQRLWDETLQHTNIMLILSGSYVGIMEREVLAYRAPLYGRRSGQWHLQPLSFADARLFLPGYSLFDQVRAYAILGGVPAYLRQFSDRRPLLDNIEEEILSQGAFLYDEPRFLLQMELREPRVYFAILEAIATGHLRQGEISQAVGVKGASLGYYLNTLRELGLIDRMAPITDTDALSSRQGRYHLNDPFFRFWFRFAYRERVHLEQGETGTVRLLIDDQLDALAGRAFEDICRSRVLDLSAANRIPFRPRRVGMWWDSQTQIDVAALDDEYILLAECRWRSRPIGPDVLAELKRKTGRVPGGRHQVLALFSRAGFTTALQKEATSQGVLLFGQEDVLGSSPPPSPP, encoded by the coding sequence ATGTTCGTCAATCGCGTGCGCGAGCTGGCCTTTCTTGAAAAACGTTTTGCTTCTGGCCAAGCCGAGATGGTGGTGCTGTATGGCCGGCGCCGCGTGGGCAAGACAGAGCTGCTACGGCGCTTCTGCGAGGGAAAACGCTGCTTCTTCTATGTAGCCGATTTGGGCACCGAGGCCAGCACGCTGGCCGAGATGAGCCGTCGCTACGGAGCGATATTTCACAACGACCCCGAAAGCACGCACTTTGCCACCTGGGATCAAGCCTTCAAAGCTCTGGCGCGACAGGCAGGCGAGGAACGGCTGATCGTTGTACTCGACGAATTCACTTACCTCTTGCAAACAAGCCCGGCTCTGCCATCTATCCTGCAACGACTATGGGACGAGACATTGCAGCATACCAATATCATGCTCATTCTTAGTGGCAGCTACGTTGGCATCATGGAACGTGAAGTGCTGGCCTACCGCGCGCCTCTATACGGCCGTCGCAGTGGGCAGTGGCATCTCCAGCCGCTGAGCTTTGCCGATGCTCGACTCTTCCTCCCTGGCTACAGCCTATTCGATCAAGTACGAGCCTACGCCATACTTGGAGGCGTCCCTGCTTATTTGCGCCAGTTTTCAGACCGGCGACCACTCTTAGACAATATCGAGGAGGAGATCCTCAGTCAGGGAGCGTTCCTATATGATGAGCCGCGCTTTCTCTTGCAGATGGAATTGCGCGAACCTCGTGTCTACTTTGCCATTCTAGAAGCTATCGCCACCGGGCATCTGCGACAAGGTGAGATCAGCCAGGCAGTAGGGGTAAAGGGCGCCTCGCTTGGCTACTACTTGAATACACTCCGCGAGCTTGGCTTGATCGATCGCATGGCGCCAATCACTGACACCGATGCGCTGTCTTCACGACAGGGCCGCTACCATTTGAACGATCCATTCTTCCGTTTCTGGTTTCGTTTCGCCTACCGCGAGCGCGTTCACCTGGAGCAGGGAGAAACGGGTACAGTGCGCCTACTAATTGACGATCAGCTGGATGCATTAGCCGGCCGGGCGTTCGAGGACATTTGCCGGTCTCGCGTTTTGGACCTGTCAGCGGCCAACCGCATTCCCTTCCGGCCCAGGCGAGTTGGGATGTGGTGGGATTCGCAGACGCAGATAGACGTGGCAGCCCTTGACGACGAGTATATCCTCCTTGCTGAGTGTCGCTGGCGTTCGCGTCCCATCGGCCCTGATGTTTTGGCTGAACTCAAGCGCAAGACAGGACGCGTTCCGGGCGGTCGGCATCAGGTGCTGGCGCTTTTTTCGCGAGCAGGATTCACTACGGCGCTACAGAAAGAAGCGACGAGTCAGGGTGTGTTGTTGTTCGGCCAGGAAGACGTGCTTGGTTCCTCACCACCACCATCTCCGCCATAG
- a CDS encoding Fic family protein: MSTPWRPSFTITPLVAQRLMAIEAAKAVVERTPLSVAAEAELRQRARLRSAHYSTRIEGNRLTLEEAERAITQARLIFSGRERDAREVRNYWQALLRVETWATQGQALTEDLIRRLHALVEYGPRAKPTPYRDGQNVIRDAATGAIVYLPPEAKDVPGLMQELAAWARQAEADGLPAPLIAGLVHYQFVTIHPYFDGNGRTARLLATFILHRNGYGLNGFFSLEEYHAHDLPAYYRALVTHPHHNYYEGRAEADLTPWLVYFVDTLARVFKWAQEQALRLSQRPPQPEPEALRQLDPRARLVLGLFTRTDRITAADVARILALSERSARNLVADWVQQGLLEIVDPSRRARSYRLSAIYRQAIGSLSAMHEV, encoded by the coding sequence ATGTCCACGCCCTGGCGCCCGTCGTTCACGATCACGCCGCTCGTGGCCCAACGTTTGATGGCCATCGAGGCGGCCAAAGCCGTGGTCGAGCGGACGCCGCTTTCGGTGGCAGCCGAGGCCGAGTTGCGGCAGCGGGCGCGGCTGCGCTCTGCCCACTACTCGACCCGGATCGAGGGCAATCGCCTGACCCTGGAGGAGGCCGAACGAGCGATCACGCAAGCCCGCCTGATCTTTTCGGGCCGCGAGCGGGATGCGCGGGAGGTGCGCAATTATTGGCAGGCGCTTTTGCGGGTGGAGACATGGGCTACTCAAGGCCAGGCGTTGACCGAAGACTTGATCCGCCGTTTGCACGCACTGGTGGAGTACGGCCCGCGGGCCAAACCCACACCGTATCGCGATGGACAGAACGTCATTCGCGATGCGGCGACGGGGGCGATTGTCTATCTCCCGCCCGAAGCCAAAGATGTGCCGGGTCTGATGCAGGAATTGGCGGCCTGGGCGCGGCAGGCAGAGGCGGACGGGCTGCCGGCGCCGCTCATCGCCGGGCTGGTGCATTATCAATTCGTCACCATCCACCCCTATTTCGATGGCAACGGGCGCACCGCCCGGCTGCTGGCCACGTTCATCCTTCATCGCAACGGCTACGGCCTCAACGGTTTCTTCTCGCTGGAAGAATACCACGCCCACGACCTGCCTGCTTACTATCGGGCGCTGGTCACGCACCCCCACCACAACTACTACGAAGGCAGGGCGGAGGCCGACCTGACCCCGTGGCTGGTGTATTTTGTCGATACCCTGGCGCGCGTGTTCAAATGGGCGCAGGAACAAGCCTTGCGCCTGTCCCAGCGCCCGCCGCAGCCCGAACCCGAAGCCTTGCGCCAACTCGATCCTCGCGCCCGACTCGTCCTCGGCCTCTTTACTCGCACCGACCGCATCACCGCCGCCGATGTCGCCCGTATATTAGCCCTGTCGGAGCGCAGCGCCCGGAATCTCGTCGCCGATTGGGTGCAACAAGGCCTTCTGGAGATCGTCGATCCCTCGCGACGGGCGCGCTCCTACCGTTTATCGGCAATTTATCGGCAAGCAATCGGCAGTTTATCGGCCATGCATGAGGTGTAA